A genomic window from Betta splendens chromosome 17, fBetSpl5.4, whole genome shotgun sequence includes:
- the LOC114844742 gene encoding uncharacterized protein LOC114844742, producing the protein MQGLGFLLLVLSKFCRGFPVPVDTVVVQVQQWGVVGAQHSVQQVLLNGLPLTGTSQEVHSVIQSMLAESLLPAVIGDNQTSVPKNHTVLRSRECILEGSQLHWADRVFYDGKLYLTLDRSNTWTAHTTEAQTLKGLWDQDVQHTRMERMRLEEGCSKLVKELRLSEELSVSGFPLPKYLILILAVLAFIGLIMISILLSKKSGLRHPGGVVGSIIHYPKDMAEMATEIKGSGYSTL; encoded by the exons ATGCAGGGTCTTggttttctgctgcttgtgttgagCAAGTTCTGCCGGGGCTTCCCAGTTCCAGTAG ACACCGTCGTTGTTCAGGTGCAGCAGTGGGGAGTGGTGGGAGCTCAGCATTCCGTCCAGCAGGTTCTTCTCAATGGACTCCCTCTGACTGGCACGAGCCAGGAAGTCCACAGCGTTATCCAAAGCATGTTGGCAGAGTCCCTGCTCCCCGCTGTGATTGGTGACAACCAGACCTCAGTGCCGA AAAACCACACTGTGCTCCGGTCTCGTGAGTGCATACTGGAGGGGTCTCAGCTGCACTGGGCCGACCGTGTGTTCTATGATGGAAAGCTCTATCTGACGCTGGACCGCAGCAACACGTGGACGGCCCACACGACGGAGGCACAGACACTCAAAGGCCTGTGGGATCAGGACGTGCAGCACACAAGGATGGAGAGGATGCGGCTTGAGGAGGGATGCAGCAAGCTAGTGAAAGAGCTCAGGCTTTCAGAGGAGCTCTCAG TTTCAGGGTTTCCTTTGCCAAAGTATCTGATCCTGATCTTGGCAGTGCTGGCCTTTATTGGATTAATCATGATCAGCATTCTCCTCTCCAAGAAATCTG GTCTGAGGCACCCTGGAG GTGTTGTTGGGTCCATTATACATTACCCTAAGGACATGGCTGAAATGGCTACAGAAATAAAAGGTAGTGGTTACAGCACTTTGTAA